A genomic window from Acidobacteriota bacterium includes:
- the rsmI gene encoding 16S rRNA (cytidine(1402)-2'-O)-methyltransferase, protein MLYLVATPLGNLEDITLRALRILKEADLVACEDTRYTARLLAHYGISTPRESYHKFNEESRTRRFLEMLREGRTIALVSDSGTPLVSDPGYTLVEACRREGIPVTPIPGPSAAIAALVGSGLPADAFLFAGFLPPRAAARRRRLEELAPVPATLLFYESPHRLLASLGDMAEVLGERRACVARELTKIHEEFLSGTLPELLRILGERARIQGEITLVIDRGEAAPGLPPFPDSIERHLAEEMEKSGLPRNEALKSVARQRGITRKEAYNLLIGDRRPVT, encoded by the coding sequence ATGCTCTACCTCGTCGCCACCCCCCTGGGGAACCTGGAGGACATCACGCTGCGGGCCCTGCGCATCCTGAAGGAGGCGGACCTGGTCGCCTGCGAGGACACCCGGTACACGGCCAGGCTCCTCGCGCACTACGGGATCTCCACCCCGAGGGAGAGCTACCACAAGTTCAACGAGGAGAGTCGCACCCGGCGTTTCCTGGAAATGCTCCGGGAGGGGCGCACGATCGCCCTGGTCAGCGATTCGGGGACCCCCCTGGTCTCCGACCCGGGCTACACCCTCGTCGAGGCCTGCCGCCGCGAGGGGATCCCCGTCACGCCGATCCCCGGCCCCTCGGCCGCCATCGCCGCGCTGGTCGGGTCGGGACTCCCGGCCGACGCCTTCCTCTTCGCCGGGTTTCTCCCCCCCCGGGCCGCCGCACGTCGGCGCCGGCTCGAGGAACTGGCGCCGGTGCCGGCCACCCTCCTTTTTTATGAATCCCCCCACCGTCTGCTGGCCTCGCTCGGGGACATGGCCGAGGTGCTGGGGGAAAGAAGGGCGTGCGTCGCGCGGGAACTGACCAAGATCCACGAGGAGTTCCTCTCCGGCACCCTCCCCGAACTCCTCCGCATCCTGGGGGAGAGAGCCCGGATCCAGGGGGAAATCACCCTGGTGATCGACCGGGGGGAAGCCGCGCCGGGGCTTCCCCCCTTCCCCGATTCGATCGAGCGGCACCTCGCCGAGGAGATGGAGAAGTCCGGCCTGCCGCGCAACGAGGCCTTGAAGTCGGTGGCCCGGCAGCGGGGCATCACCCGGAAAGAGGCCTACAACCTCCTGATCGGCGACCGGCGGCCGGTCACCTGA
- a CDS encoding pyridoxine 5'-phosphate synthase, with amino-acid sequence MTKLGVNIDHIATLRQARQALEPDPVAAAILAELAGADGITVHLRGDRRHIRDSDVRRLRETVTTRLNLEMAVTPEMVRLATGLHPDQATLVPERAEEITTEGGLDILAHPESIEAAIQELEAAGIQVSLFIDPEPGQVDAAADLGASMIELNTRAYSEATPRSPDLAGDASRRELTKVVQASERGRKKGLKVLAGHGLTYRNVRPVSAIPEIEELNIGHNILARAALVGIERAVREMLRAMNGAD; translated from the coding sequence ATGACCAAGCTGGGCGTGAACATCGACCACATCGCCACCCTTCGCCAGGCGCGCCAGGCGCTCGAGCCCGACCCGGTCGCCGCGGCGATCCTGGCCGAACTCGCGGGCGCGGACGGCATCACGGTCCACCTGCGCGGCGACCGGCGCCACATCCGGGACAGCGACGTGCGCCGGCTGAGGGAGACGGTGACGACGCGGCTGAACCTCGAGATGGCCGTGACGCCCGAGATGGTCCGGCTCGCCACCGGCCTTCATCCCGACCAGGCGACCCTGGTCCCGGAAAGGGCGGAGGAGATCACCACCGAGGGGGGGCTCGACATCCTGGCCCACCCCGAGTCGATCGAGGCCGCCATCCAGGAACTGGAAGCCGCCGGGATCCAGGTCAGCCTCTTCATCGACCCCGAACCCGGGCAGGTGGACGCCGCCGCCGATCTCGGCGCCTCGATGATCGAGCTCAACACCCGCGCCTACTCCGAGGCCACGCCCAGAAGCCCGGACCTGGCGGGTGATGCCTCGAGGAGGGAGCTGACCAAGGTCGTCCAGGCGTCGGAACGGGGGAGGAAAAAGGGGCTCAAGGTCCTGGCCGGGCACGGGCTGACCTACCGGAACGTCCGCCCCGTGTCGGCCATCCCCGAAATCGAGGAGCTCAACATCGGGCACAACATCCTCGCGCGGGCCGCGCTGGTCGGGATCGAGCGCGCCGTCCGGGAAATGCTCCGGGCCATGAACGGCGCCGATTAG
- the gatA gene encoding Asp-tRNA(Asn)/Glu-tRNA(Gln) amidotransferase subunit GatA, whose translation MDIRDAYAIQKAVNSREISAREVAERSLARIGEADPALGAFLTCDPGRVLERAGQVDREVRERPLPLAGVPVAVKDNICTRGLCTTCGSRMLEHYVPPYSATAIERLEAAGAVVVGKVNCDEFAMGSSTENSALRVTRNPYDLDRVPGGSSGGSAVAVAAGMAALALGSETGGSVRQPASFCNVVGLKPTYGRISRYGLVAFASSLDCIAPLGNSPRDIALLLGQIAGRDPLDSTSAPAPVPDYAAELDRPPGRLRLGVPKEYFGQGLDPEVKAAVEAGIQNAGRLGCDVVEVSLPHTRFAIADYYIIAPAEASSNLARYDGVKYGFRVEAPEDLMDMYRRTRTLGFGPEVRRRIMIGTYALSSGYYEAYYGRAMKVRTLIRRDYERVFEKVDALLGPVSPTAAFRIGEKASDPLSMYLSDIYTVTANLAGIPAVSVPCGFTTGGLPIGMQILGNLFQEPLLLRLAQTYVRAFPVAPPPLRV comes from the coding sequence ATGGATATTCGAGACGCGTACGCCATTCAGAAGGCGGTCAATTCCCGGGAGATTTCCGCGCGCGAGGTAGCCGAGCGGTCGCTCGCGCGGATCGGGGAGGCCGACCCGGCGCTCGGGGCCTTTCTCACCTGTGATCCCGGCCGGGTGCTGGAGCGGGCCGGGCAGGTCGACCGCGAGGTGAGGGAACGCCCGCTTCCGCTCGCCGGGGTCCCCGTCGCCGTCAAGGACAATATCTGCACCCGGGGCCTCTGCACGACCTGCGGCTCCAGGATGCTGGAGCATTACGTCCCCCCCTACAGCGCCACGGCGATCGAACGCCTGGAGGCGGCCGGCGCCGTGGTGGTGGGCAAGGTCAACTGCGACGAGTTCGCCATGGGGTCCTCCACGGAGAACTCCGCGCTGCGGGTCACGCGCAACCCCTACGACCTCGACCGCGTGCCGGGGGGGAGCAGCGGCGGCAGCGCCGTGGCCGTGGCCGCCGGCATGGCCGCGCTCGCCCTCGGTTCCGAGACCGGGGGGTCGGTCCGCCAGCCGGCCTCCTTCTGCAACGTCGTCGGGCTGAAGCCGACTTACGGCCGCATCTCGCGCTACGGGCTGGTGGCCTTCGCCTCCTCGCTCGACTGTATAGCCCCGCTGGGGAACAGCCCGCGGGACATCGCCCTGCTCCTGGGCCAGATCGCGGGCCGGGACCCGCTCGATTCCACCTCCGCGCCGGCCCCCGTGCCGGACTACGCGGCGGAACTCGATCGGCCGCCGGGCCGGCTGCGCCTGGGCGTCCCGAAGGAATACTTCGGGCAGGGACTGGACCCCGAGGTGAAGGCGGCGGTCGAAGCGGGGATCCAGAACGCCGGCAGGCTCGGGTGCGACGTGGTCGAGGTGTCGCTGCCCCACACCCGGTTCGCGATCGCCGATTACTACATCATCGCCCCGGCGGAGGCGAGCTCCAACCTCGCGCGCTACGACGGGGTGAAATACGGCTTCCGCGTCGAAGCGCCCGAAGACCTGATGGACATGTACCGCAGGACCCGCACCCTCGGGTTCGGCCCCGAGGTCCGGCGCCGGATCATGATCGGAACCTACGCCCTCTCCTCCGGCTATTACGAGGCCTATTACGGCCGGGCCATGAAGGTCCGGACCCTCATCCGCCGGGACTACGAGCGGGTGTTCGAAAAGGTGGATGCCCTCCTGGGCCCCGTCAGCCCGACCGCGGCGTTCAGGATCGGTGAAAAGGCCTCGGACCCCCTGTCCATGTACCTTTCGGACATCTACACGGTGACGGCCAACCTGGCGGGGATCCCCGCCGTCAGCGTCCCCTGCGGGTTCACGACCGGAGGGCTGCCGATCGGGATGCAGATCCTGGGAAACCTGTTCCAGGAACCGCTGCTGCTCCGCCTGGCCCAGACCTACGTCCGGGCATTCCCCGTGGCCCCTCCCCCCCTGCGGGTCTGA
- a CDS encoding glutamate--tRNA ligase — MPSQVRVRFAPSPTGYLHVGGARTALFNWLFARHHGGRFVLRIEDTDVSRSSEEMVEGILEGMRWLGLDWDEGPHYQSLRLERYREFAAGLLASGKAYRCFCGAAGDDRDYRGEPSGAAGHACPGLDAAASDRRAEAREPFALRFRVPPGKTAFEDSVFGRIEVDHATLEDFVLLRSDGAPTYHLGVVVDDLDMDITHVIRGADHISNTPKQILLYEAAGRPLPVFAHLPLILGPDKQRLSKRHGATSVMAYAEAGYLPEAFFNFLSLLGWSPGDDREILDRRELVSAFSLEGVGRANAVFGTDKLDWFNGQYLRALPGARLRALAGEELKKAGVWREPPADYPPDTLDAVLELLKSRVRTPPDWSGTFRAFFSEDFAYDPAAAAKFLSDPSLGELVAALGARYRDAESFTLESTERLLRELASERGVKAGLLINAARVGLTGQGVAPGLFEIMLALGKERTLARLGRLARTLQNGKTDNE; from the coding sequence ATGCCCAGCCAGGTCCGCGTCCGTTTCGCCCCGAGTCCCACCGGGTACCTCCACGTCGGGGGCGCCCGGACCGCGCTCTTCAACTGGCTCTTCGCCCGTCATCACGGGGGCCGCTTCGTGCTGCGGATCGAGGACACCGACGTCTCCCGCTCGTCGGAGGAGATGGTGGAGGGGATCCTCGAGGGGATGCGGTGGCTGGGGCTCGACTGGGACGAAGGCCCCCACTACCAGTCGCTCCGGCTCGAACGCTACCGGGAATTCGCCGCCGGGTTGCTCGCGTCGGGGAAGGCCTACCGCTGCTTCTGCGGCGCGGCCGGGGACGACCGCGACTACCGCGGGGAACCGTCGGGCGCGGCCGGACACGCCTGCCCGGGTCTCGACGCCGCGGCCTCCGACCGGCGGGCGGAGGCGCGGGAGCCGTTCGCGTTGCGTTTTCGCGTGCCCCCGGGTAAAACCGCCTTCGAGGACAGCGTGTTCGGGCGGATCGAGGTGGACCACGCGACCCTGGAGGACTTCGTCCTCCTGCGCTCCGACGGGGCGCCCACCTACCACCTCGGCGTGGTCGTCGACGACCTGGACATGGACATCACCCACGTGATCCGCGGGGCGGATCATATTTCCAACACCCCCAAGCAGATCCTGCTCTACGAGGCCGCCGGGCGCCCGCTCCCCGTCTTCGCCCACCTCCCGCTGATCCTGGGGCCGGACAAACAGCGGCTCTCCAAGCGGCACGGGGCGACGTCGGTCATGGCCTACGCGGAAGCGGGCTACCTGCCGGAAGCATTTTTCAATTTCCTATCGCTCCTGGGGTGGTCCCCCGGGGACGACCGGGAGATCCTCGACCGGCGGGAGCTGGTCTCGGCCTTTTCCCTGGAAGGGGTCGGCCGGGCCAACGCCGTGTTCGGGACCGACAAGCTGGACTGGTTCAACGGACAGTACCTGCGCGCGCTGCCCGGCGCACGGTTGCGCGCCCTGGCCGGCGAGGAGCTGAAGAAGGCGGGCGTATGGCGGGAACCGCCCGCCGACTACCCGCCCGATACCCTGGACGCGGTCCTCGAGCTGTTGAAGAGCCGCGTGCGCACGCCGCCCGACTGGAGCGGCACCTTCCGTGCCTTTTTCTCCGAGGATTTCGCCTACGACCCGGCCGCGGCGGCGAAGTTCCTCTCCGACCCGAGCCTGGGAGAACTGGTGGCGGCGCTCGGGGCCCGCTACCGCGACGCGGAGAGCTTCACCCTGGAGTCGACCGAGAGGCTGCTGCGCGAACTGGCCTCCGAGCGCGGGGTCAAGGCCGGGCTCCTGATCAACGCCGCAAGGGTGGGACTCACGGGCCAGGGGGTGGCCCCGGGGCTTTTCGAAATCATGCTCGCGCTGGGAAAAGAGCGGACGCTGGCGCGCCTCGGCCGCCTCGCGCGCACGCTGCAGAACGGCAAAACCGACAACGAATGA